One window of Salminus brasiliensis chromosome 16, fSalBra1.hap2, whole genome shotgun sequence genomic DNA carries:
- the LOC140536781 gene encoding trace amine-associated receptor 13c-like, whose product MDITEFQQNLTAQYCFPDNNSSCRKELHTPTNLLILSLAVADLLIGLIAMPVNIMQLRDSCWYLGEVACCVIPVITFLSMAASLYSLVFIAVDRYIAVSDPLLYSTRITVSKTASLVILGWSFCLLYSIIYLYCNNHFLQSQISTRCKGECVMVIKKSSLIIDLIIFFLAPCSTILVFYSIIFIVARRQARAVRAIKNGISKRHEAKASISSETKAAKTLGVVIFVYLACWIPVYLSSLLAERVTTLSILWILFGCLSYLNSSLNPLMYAIFYPWFRASVKYIVTCRIFEFSSSRFLLFSEQL is encoded by the exons ATGGATATCACAGAATTTCAGCAAAACCTCACAGCTCAATACTGTTTTCCTGACAACAACTCCTCTTGCAGAAAGGAG CTCCACACTCCAACCAACCTGCTCATCCTCTCTCTGGCTGTGGCGGATCTTCTCATTGGACTGATTGCTATGCCTGTGAATATAATGCAGCTGAGAGACTCCTGTTGGTATCTTGGAGAAGTGGCATGCTGTGTTATTCCAGTGATCACTTTTCTTTCAATGGCAGCATCTCTCTATAGTCTGGTTTTCATTGCAGTTGATCGGTACATTGCTGTCAGTGACCCCCTGCTTTATTCCACTAGAATCACAGTTTCTAAAACTGCTTCACTGGTAATTCTAGGCTggtctttctgtctgttgtattccattatatatttgtattgtaaTAACCACTTTCTTCAATCTCAGATATCCACTAGGTGTAAAGGAGAGTGTGTAATGGTCATAAAAAAATCCTCACTAATTATTGAcctgattattttttttctagctCCTTGCTCTACTATACTGGTTTTTTATTCAATAATCTTTATTGTGGCAAGACGTCAAGCACGAGCTGTCAGAGCTATAAAGAATGGCATCTCAAAGAGACATGAAGCTAAAGCCTCAATCTCTTCTGAAACCAaagcagccaaaacattaggtgttGTGATTTTTGTTTATCTTGCTTGTTGGATACCAGTTTATTTAAGCTCTCTATTGGCTGAACGTGTGACAACTTTGTCAATATTGTGGATTTTGTTTGGTTGCCTATCATATCTGAACTCATCGTTGAACCCACTAATGTATGCCATTTTCTATCCATGGTTCAGAGCATCGGTTAAATACATTGTAACCTGTAGAATATTTGAATTCTCATCTTCAAGGTTTCTTTTGTTTTCCGAGCAACTTTAA
- the LOC140537229 gene encoding trace amine-associated receptor 13c-like, translated as MDETDSTQDFAVQYCFPDNNASCRKELHTPTNLLLLSLAVADLLVGMFVMPVKIMQLIDSCWYLGKMACSVSEIIIGLSVLASLCNLVFIAVDRYMAISDPLHYCSRVTVLKTSVCIILGWTLCIFYIIIFMYTNDHLTPSQISTRCYGECTVFVKYPWVISGTVMFLVLPCSIILILYSLIFHVARRQAKAVRAMANGASNKQTGKLSSFSEAKAAKTLGIVIFVYFAFWIPFYLSSLSVKDLTTASMVWTVFGFLMCINSSVNPLIYAIFYPWFRTSVKFIVTCRIFESSSSRFNLCREHS; from the exons ATGGATGAAACAGACTCTACACAAGACTTCGCAGTTCAGTACTGCTTTCCTGACAATAATGCATCGTGCAGAAAGGAG CTCCACACTCCAACCAAcctgctcctcctctctctggcTGTGGCGGATCTTCTCGTGGGAATGTTTGTTATGCCAGTGAAAATAATGCAGCTGATCGACTCCTGTTGGTATCTTGGAAAAATGGCCTGTTCTGTTTCTGAAATAATCATCGGCCTTTCAGTGTTAGCATCTCTTTGTAATCTGGTTTTCATTGCAGTCGATCGGTACATGGCCATCAGTGACCCTCTGCATTATTGTAGTAGAGTCActgttttaaaaacatctgtGTGCATAATTCTAGGCTGGACTTTATGTATATTCTAtatcattatttttatgtaCACTAATGACCATCTCACTCCATCTCAGATATCCACCAGATGTTAtggagagtgtacagtgtttgtaAAATATCCCTGGGTGATTAGTGGCACTGTTATGTTTTTGGTACTTCCTTGTTCTATTATTCTGATTTTGTATTCACTAATTTTTCATGTGGCAAGACGTCAAGCTAAAGCTGTCAGAGCCATGGCAAATGGTgcctcaaacaaacaaaccggCAAATTGTCAAGCTTTTCTGAAGCCAAAGCTGCAAAAACATTAGGGATTgtgatttttgtttattttgctttCTGGATTCCTTTTTATTTGAGTTCTCTATCAGTTAAGGACCTGACAACTGCTTCAATGGTATGGACTGTATTTGGCTTCCTAATGTGCATCAACTCCTCTGTGAATCCACTGATCTACGCTATATTCTATCCATGGTTCAGAACATCAGTTAAGTTTATTGTAACTTGTAGAATATTTGAAAGCTCATCTTCAAGGTTTAATTTGTGTAGAGAACATTCTTAA
- the LOC140536858 gene encoding trace amine-associated receptor 13c-like, with protein MDKKEYPQNLTVQFCFLGNSASCRKEVRSGPGNILLFIVLSCVSVCTVFLNLLVIISISHFKQLHTPTNLLILSLAVADLLIGLIVMPVNIMQLRDSCWYLEEMACCVIPVITFVSMVASLYSLVFIAVDRYIAVSDPLLYSTRITVSKTVSLVILGWSFCLLYGIMFLYFNDHFLQSQISNRCQGDCVMIIKKTWIIVDLVLCFLVPCSVILVLYSIIFIVARRQAKAVRSVRKGASKRHGAKASSSSETKAAKTLGIVIFVYLACWIPFYISSLSVESVTTSSMVYTVFVWVIYMNSSVNPIIYAIFYPWFRSSVKFIVTCRIFELSSSRFNLLPEHF; from the coding sequence ATGGACAAGAAAGAATATCCGCAAAACCtcacagttcagttctgctTTCTTGGGAACAGTGCATCTTGCAGAAAGGAGGTCCGATCAGGCCCCGGGAATATCCTCTTGTTCATTGTCCTCtcatgtgtatctgtgtgcactgtgtttctgaacCTGCTGGTGatcatctccatctctcacttCAAGCAGCTCCACACTCCAACCAACCTGCTCATCCTCTCTCTGGCTGTGGCGGATCTTCTCATTGGACTGATTGTTATGCCTGTGAATATAATGCAATTGAGAGACTCCTGTTGGTATCTAGAAGAAATGGCATGCTGTGTTATTCCAGTGATCACCTTTGTTTCAATGGTTGCATCTCTCTATAGTCTGGTCTTCATTGCAGTTGATCGGTACATTGCTGTCAGTGATCCACTGCTTTATTCCACTAGAATCACAGTTTCTAAAACTGTTTCACTGGTAATTCTAGGCTGGTCATTCTGTCTGTTGTATGGCatcatgtttttgtattttaatgaTCACTTTCTTCAATCTCAGATATCCAATAGGTGTCAAGGAGACTGTGTAATGATCATAAAAAAAACCTGGATAATTGTTGACTTGGTACTTTGTTTTTTAGTTCCTTGCTCTGTTATACTGGTCTTGTATTCAATCATATTTATTGTGGCAAGACGTCAAGCTAAAGCTGTCAGATCTgtgagaaaaggtgcttcaaagagACATGGAGCTAAAGCCTCAAGCTCTTCTGAAACCAAAGCAGCAAAAACTCTGGGAATTGTGATCTTTGTTTATCTTGCTTGCTGGATTCCATTTTATATAAGTTCTCTATCAGTTGAAAGTGTGACAACTTCATCAATGGTGTAcactgtgtttgtttgggtgATATACATGAACTCCTCTGTGAATCCAATCATCTACGCTATATTCTATCCATGGTTCAGATCATCAGTTAAGTTTATTGTAACTTGTAGAATATTTGAATTGTCATCTTCAAGGTTTAATTTGCTCCCAGAGCATTTTTAA
- the LOC140537231 gene encoding trace amine-associated receptor 13c-like, with protein MAAHHLKLNPSKTELLYIPGTAGPRNDLAITFENSLVTPSTEARSLGVVMDDQLSFSIQFCFPGNSASCRKEVRTGPGNVFLFIVLSCVSVCTVFLNLLVIISISHFKQLHTPTNLLILSLAVADLLVGMFVMPVKIMQLTDSCWYLGKMACIVFPIINGLSVLASLCSLDFIAIDRYMAISDPLHYSSRITVFKTAVCIILGWSFCFLYVIMYMYFNDHLIPSQISTRCYGECIVFIKPPWVMSSTVIFLVFPCSLILILYSLIFYVARRQAKAVRAVVNGALNKNAGKVSSSSETKAAKTLGIVIFVYFVFWIPFYISSLTVRSLTNMSMVWTVFGWLTYINSSMNPLIYAIFYPWFRTCVKHIVTFRIFESSSSRFNLYKEHS; from the exons atggcggctcaccacctcaaactcaaccccagcaagacggagctgctgtacatcccgggaactgctggaccaagaaacgatcttgccatcaccttcgagaactcactggtcactccctctactgaagcccgaagccttggtgtagtgatggatgatcagttatcgttctcaa ttcagttctgctTTCCTGGCAACAGTGCATCTTGCAGAAAGGAGGTCCGAACCGGACCTGGGAATGTATTTTTGTTCATTGTCCTCtcatgtgtatctgtgtgcactgtgtttctgaacCTGCTGGTGatcatctccatctctcacttCAAGCAGCTCCACACTCCAACCAACCTGCTCATCCTCTCTCTGGCTGTGGCGGATCTTCTTGTGGGAATGTTTGTTATGCCAGTGAAAATAATGCAGCTGACAGACTCCTGTTGGTATCTCGGCAAAATGGCCTGCATTGTTTTTCCAATAATCAATGGCCTTTCAGTGTTAGCATCTCTTTGTAGCCTGGATTTCATCGCAATTGATCGGTACATGGCCATCAGTGACCCTCTGCATTATTCTAGTAGAATCACTGTTTTCAAAACGGCTGTGTGCATAATTCTAGGTTGGTCTTTTTGTTTCTTGTATGTTATTATGTATATGTACTTTAATGACCACCTCATTCCATCTCAAATATCCACCAGATGTTATGGAGAGTGTATAGTTTTTATAAAACCTCCCTGGGTGATGAGTAGCACAgtcatttttttagtttttccttGTTCTCTTATTCTGATCTTGTATTCACTAATTTTTTATGTGGCCAGACGTCAAGCTAAAGCTGTCAGAGCAGTGGTGAACGGTGCTTTAAACAAAAATGCAGGCAAAGTTTCAAGCTCTTCTGAAACcaaagctgcaaaaacactggGAATTgtaatttttgtttattttgttttctggATTCCTTTTTATATCAGTTCTCTAACAGTTCGAAGTTTGACTAATATGTCAATGGTGTGGACAGTATTTGGCTGGCTAACATATATCAACTCCTCTATGAATCCACTGATATATGCCATCTTTTATCCATGGTTCAGAACATGTGTTAAGCACATTGTGACTTTTAGAATATTTGAATCCTCATCTTCAAGGTTTAATTTGTATAAAGAACACTCATAA
- the LOC140536893 gene encoding trace amine-associated receptor 13c-like: MDESRHDLTVQYCFPNNNLSCRKELHTPTNLLILSLAVADLLMGLIVMPVNIMQLIDSCWYLGEIACTVVPLTATLSMLGSLCSMVLIAVDRYIAVCDPLLYSTRITVSKTTVFIIIGWSFSVFYTVICLYLNDHFLPSQMSSSCYGECILVIKFYWVIVDLVVTFIAPCSVILVLYSVIFHVARHQAKAVRAVKNSTSKKQRSKVSSSSETKAAKKLGTVIFVYLACWIPYYLSSLSVESLASSSVVWTVFTWLVYINSSVNPLIYGIFYSWFRASAKYIVTCTILETSSSRFNLYRENL; encoded by the exons ATGGATGAATCCAGACATGACCTCACAGTTCAGTACTGCTTTCCTAACAACAACTTATCCTGCAGAAAGGAG CTCCACACTCCAACCAACCTGCTCATCCTCTCTCTGGCTGTGGCGGATCTTCTCATGGGACTGATTGTTATGCCTGTCAATATCATGCAATTAATAGACTCCTGTTGGTATCTTGGAGAAATAGCATGCACTGTTGTTCCACTGACTGCTACTCTCTCAATGTTAGGATCTCTCTGTAGCATGGTGTTGATTGCAGTTGATCGGTACATTGCTGTCTGTGACCCTCTGCTTTATTCCACTAGAATCACAGTTTCTAAAACCACAGTGTTTATTATCATTGGCTGGTCTTTTTCTGTATTCTATACAGTCATATGTTTATACCTTAACGACCATTTCCTTCCATCTCAGATGTCCAGTAGCTGTTATGGAGAGTGCATACTGGTCATAAAGTTTTACTGGGTGATTGTTGACTTAGTGGTTACATTTATAGCTCCTTGCTCTGTTATACTGGTTTTGTATTCAGTCATTTTCCATGTGGCAAGACACCAAGCTAAAGCCGTCAGAGCTGTGAAGAACAGCAcctcaaaaaaacaaagatCCAAAGTTTCAAGCTCTTCTGAAACCAAAGCGGCCAAAAAATTGGGCACTGTAATTTTTGTTTATCTCGCTTGCTGGATACCATATTATTTAAGTTCTCTGTCAGTTGAAAGTTTGGCATCTTCTTCAGTGGTGTGGACTGTGTTTACCTGGCTAGTTTACATAAACTCCTCTGTGAACCCCTTAATATATGGCATTTTCTATTCGTGGTTCAGAGCATCAGCAAAGTACATTGTAACCTGCACAATTTTAGAAACCTCATCTTCAAGGTTTAATTTGTACAGAGAAAATTTGTAA
- the LOC140536879 gene encoding trace amine-associated receptor 13c-like, which produces MNLLEINNTEFKQNMEILYCFPDNTSSCRKEVRSGPGNILLFIVLSCVSVCTVFLNLLVIISISHFKQLHTPTNLLILSLAVADLLVGLIVMPMDIMLLIDSCWYLGNLACCILVVINFLSMSASLCSLVFIAVDRYIAVCDPLLYSTRVTVCKTILFIILGWSFAAFYVIMFCYFNDNLLPSQISSSCNGECVVAMKYSWVVLDLVVSFLTPCSVILVLYSIIFKVARRQAKAVRAVKIGISNNYGPNDSSHVETKAAKKLGTVIFVYLACWIPFYLSSLSVENLTSESMVWTVFGWLVLMNSSVNPLIYAVFYSWFRASCKCIVTCRVFESSSSRFKLF; this is translated from the coding sequence atgaatCTCCTGGAGATTAATAACACAGAGTTTAAGCAAAACATGGAAATTCTGTACTGTTTTCCAGACAACACCTCGTCTTGCAGAAAGGAGGTCCGATCAGGCCCCGGGAATATCCTTTTGTTCATTGTCCTCtcatgtgtatctgtgtgcactgtgtttctgaacCTGCTGGTGatcatctccatctctcacttCAAGCAGCTCCACACTCCAACCAACCTGCTCATCCTCTCTTTGGCTGTGGCGGATCTTCTCGTGGGACTGATTGTTATGCCTATGGATATAATGCTATTAATAGACTCCTGTTGGTATCTTGGAAACTTGGCATGCTGTATTCTTGTTGTGATCAATTTTCTCTCAATGTCAGCATCACTTTGTAGCCTGGTTTTCATTGCAGTTGATCGGTACATTGCAGTCTGCGACCCTCTGCTTTATTCCACCAGAGTCACAGTTTGCAAAACCATATTGTTCATCATTCTTGGGTGGTCCTTTGCTGCGTTTTATGTTATCATGTTTTGTTACTTTAATGACAATCTCCTTCCATCTCAGATATCCAGTAGTTGTAATGGGGAGTGTGTAGTGGCAATGAAGTATTCCTGGGTGGTTCTTGACCTAGTAGTCTCATTTCTAACCCCTTGCTCTGTTATACTGGTCTTGTATTCAATCATTTTTAAAGTGGCGAGACGTCAGGCTAAAGCTGTCAGAGCTGTGAAGATTGGTATCTCAAACAATTATGGACCTAATGATTCAAGTCATGTTGAAACTAAAGCTGCAAAAAAACTAGGAACTGTAATTTTTGTTTATCTTGCATGCTGGATCCCATTTTATTTAAGCTCTCTGTCAGTTGAAAACTTGACATCAGAGTCAATGGTATGGACTGTATTTGGGTGGCTAGTCCTCATGAACTCCTCTGTGAACCCATTAATATATGCCGTTTTCTACTCATGGTTTAGAGCCTCATGTAAGTGTATTGTAACATGTAGAGTATTTGAATCCTCATCTTCTAGGTTTAAATTGTTCTGA
- the LOC140536871 gene encoding trace amine-associated receptor 13c-like, producing MDDSNYGQNTSVQYCFPDNTSSCIKEVRSGPAYKFLFVFLSCVSVCTVFLNLLVIISISHFKQLHTPTNLLILSLAVADLLVGLIVMPVNMIQLMDSCWYFGKTACSVYPLISFVPMASSLCSLILIAVERYIAVCDPLVYSTRITVCKTTLVIILGWSLCLFYVTIYLYINNHLFPSQISSSCYGECVVVLKHFWVVVDLVVSFITPCCIILILYSVIFKVARRQAKAVKAMRNGASHKHRAKASSSSETKAAKKLGTVIFVYMALWIPYYISSLSVESLTSSSTVWTVFGWLQLTNSSVNPLIYAIFYSWFRASAKFIVTCRIFESSSSRFNLIPEHF from the coding sequence ATGGATGACTCCAACTATGGACAGAACACCTCAGTTCAATACTGCTTCCCTGACAACACCTCGTCTTGCATAAAGGAGGTCCGATCAGGTCCAGCATATaagtttctgtttgttttcctcTCATGTGtatctgtatgcactgtgtttctgaacCTGCTGGTGatcatctccatctctcacttCAAGCAGCTCCACACTCCAACCAACCTGCTCATCCTCTCTCTGGCTGTGGCGGATCTTCTCGTGGGACTGATTGTTATGCCTGTAAATATGATTCAATTGATGGACTCCTGTTGGTATTTTGGAAAAACGGCATGTTCTGTTTATCCTTTGATCAGTTTTGTCCCAATGGCATCATCCCTCTGTAGCCTGATTTTGATTGCAGTTGAACGGTACATTGCAGTCTGTGACCCTCTGGTTTATTCCACTAGAATCACAGTTTGCAAAACAACATTAGTTATAATTCTAGGCTGGTCTTTATGTCTGTTTTATGTCACCATATATTTGTACATAAATAACCATCTGTTTCCATCTCAGATATCCAGTAGTTGTTACGGAGAGTGTGTAGTGGTCCTCAAGCATTTCTGGGTGGTTGTCGACCTGGTGGTTTCATTTATTACTCCTTGCTGTATTATACTGATTTTGtattcagtcatttttaaaGTGGCAAGACGTCAAGCTAAAGCTGTTAAAGCCATGAGGAATGGAgcttcacacaaacacagagctaAAGCTTCAAGTTCTTCTGAAACAAAAGCTGCTAAAAAACTAGGCACAGTAATTTTTGTTTATATGGCTCTCTGGATACCATATTACATAAGTTCTCTGTCCGTTGAAAGTCTGACATCTTCCTCAACAGTGTGGACTGTATTTGGGTGGCTACAACTTACTAATTCCTCTGTGAATCCATTGATCTATGCTATTTTCTACTCATGGTTCAGAGCATCAGCTAAGTTTATTGTAACGTGTCGAATATTTGAATCCTCATCTTCAAGGTTTAATTTGATCCCAGagcatttttaa